From the Kogia breviceps isolate mKogBre1 chromosome 3, mKogBre1 haplotype 1, whole genome shotgun sequence genome, one window contains:
- the GSTZ1 gene encoding maleylacetoacetate isomerase isoform X2 — MKQVPALKIDGITIGQSLAIIEYLEETRPTPRLLPQDPKKRAHVRMISHLLASGIQPLQNLSVLKQVGQENQLTWAQQAIRSGFNALEQILQSTAGKYCVGDEVSMADLCLAPQVANADRFKVDLTPYPTISRINKSLLALEAFQVSHPCRQPDTPPELRA; from the exons TGGCCAGTCA CTGGCCATCATTGAGTACCTGGAGGAGACCCGGCCCACGCCACGACTCCTGCCTCAGGACCCAAAGAAGAGGGCCCACGTGCGCATGATTTCCCACCTCCTGGCCAGCGGCATCCAGCCCCTGCAG AACCTGTCTGTCCTGAAGCAAGTGGGACAGGAGAACCAGCTGACCTGGGCCCAGCAGGCCATCCGTTCTGGCTTTAACG CTCTGGAGCAGATCCTGCAGAGCACAGCGGGAAAGTACTGTGTGGGAGACGAG GTGTCCATGGCTGATCTGTGCTTAGCGCCTCAGGTGGCAAATGCTGACAG GTTCAAGGTGGATCTCACTCCCTACCCTACCATCAGCCGTATCAACAAGTCACTGCTGGCCTTGGAGGCCTTCCAAGTGTCTCACCCCTGCCGGCAACCAGATACACCCCCTGAGCTGAGGGCCTAG
- the TMED8 gene encoding protein TMED8 isoform X3, with amino-acid sequence MVSPVREDATEGQQKAAGAMEAQASVEQELLSADQAQVLSKMAKYHGLPRSGDIVMIQSEHTGAVDILSADLESADLLGDHRRVSPPLMAPPCIWTFAKMKEFKSKLGKEKNSRLVVKRGEVVTIRVPTHPEGKRVCWEFATDDYDIGFGVYFDWTPVTSTDITVQVSDSSEDEDEDEEEEEEIEDPVPAGDVERGSRSSLRGRYGEVMPVYRRDSHRDVQAGSHDYPGEGIYLLKFDNSYSLLRNKTLYFHIYYTS; translated from the exons ATGGTATCTCCGGTGAGGGAGGATGCCACAGAAGGCCAGCAGAAGGCAGCTGGTGCCATGGAGGCACAGGCCTCGGTGGAACAGGAATTGCTGTCTGCAGACCAGGCCCAGGTCCTCAGCAAG ATGGCCAAGTACCATGGTCTGCCAAGGTCTGGGGACATCGTTATGATCCAGTCTGAGCACACAGGAGCTGTAGATATTCTTTCAGCTGATTTGGAATCTGCAGACCTTCTTGGGGACCACAGGAGAG TCTCCCCACCTCTGATGGCTCCTCCGTGCATCTGGACCTTTGCCAAGATGAAGGAATTCAAAAGCAAGCTGGGCAAAGAGAAGAACAGCCGTCTGGTGGTGAAGCGGGGTGAGGTGGTGACCATCCGGGTACCTACCCACCCAGAGGGGAAGCGTGTCTGCTGGGAGTTTGCGACCGATGACTATGACATTGGCTTTGGAGTTTACTTTGACTGGACCCCTGTAACCAGCACGGACATAACGGTGCAGGTCAGTGATTCCAGTGAGGATGAGGatgaagatgaggaagaagaggaggagattgaag ACCCTGTCCCAGCTGGAGACGTGGAGCGAGGCTCCAGGAGCTCCCTGCGGGGCCGCTATGGGGAGGTCATGCCCGTGTACCGGCGGGACAGCCACCGAGACGTGCAGGCCGGCAGCCACGACTACCCTGGCGAGGGCATCTACCTGCTCAAGTTCGACAACTCCTACTCCCTGCTGCGCAACAAGACTCTCTACTTCCACATCTACTACACCAGCTGA
- the TMED8 gene encoding protein TMED8 isoform X2 gives MNRQSTSQMVSPVREDATEGQQKAAGAMEAQASVEQELLSADQAQVLSKMAKYHGLPRSGDIVMIQSEHTGAVDILSADLESADLLGDHRRVSPPLMAPPCIWTFAKMKEFKSKLGKEKNSRLVVKRGEVVTIRVPTHPEGKRVCWEFATDDYDIGFGVYFDWTPVTSTDITVQVSDSSEDEDEDEEEEEEIEDPVPAGDVERGSRSSLRGRYGEVMPVYRRDSHRDVQAGSHDYPGEGIYLLKFDNSYSLLRNKTLYFHIYYTS, from the exons ATGAACAGACAATCCACATCCCAG ATGGTATCTCCGGTGAGGGAGGATGCCACAGAAGGCCAGCAGAAGGCAGCTGGTGCCATGGAGGCACAGGCCTCGGTGGAACAGGAATTGCTGTCTGCAGACCAGGCCCAGGTCCTCAGCAAG ATGGCCAAGTACCATGGTCTGCCAAGGTCTGGGGACATCGTTATGATCCAGTCTGAGCACACAGGAGCTGTAGATATTCTTTCAGCTGATTTGGAATCTGCAGACCTTCTTGGGGACCACAGGAGAG TCTCCCCACCTCTGATGGCTCCTCCGTGCATCTGGACCTTTGCCAAGATGAAGGAATTCAAAAGCAAGCTGGGCAAAGAGAAGAACAGCCGTCTGGTGGTGAAGCGGGGTGAGGTGGTGACCATCCGGGTACCTACCCACCCAGAGGGGAAGCGTGTCTGCTGGGAGTTTGCGACCGATGACTATGACATTGGCTTTGGAGTTTACTTTGACTGGACCCCTGTAACCAGCACGGACATAACGGTGCAGGTCAGTGATTCCAGTGAGGATGAGGatgaagatgaggaagaagaggaggagattgaag ACCCTGTCCCAGCTGGAGACGTGGAGCGAGGCTCCAGGAGCTCCCTGCGGGGCCGCTATGGGGAGGTCATGCCCGTGTACCGGCGGGACAGCCACCGAGACGTGCAGGCCGGCAGCCACGACTACCCTGGCGAGGGCATCTACCTGCTCAAGTTCGACAACTCCTACTCCCTGCTGCGCAACAAGACTCTCTACTTCCACATCTACTACACCAGCTGA
- the TMED8 gene encoding protein TMED8 isoform X1, translating to MSDRRAAEGPGVWSPAARRGPARGVGDGPGVEGSQAAASENEDLEVTKVTSLAASASDPEPHSSPYRPQMVSPVREDATEGQQKAAGAMEAQASVEQELLSADQAQVLSKMAKYHGLPRSGDIVMIQSEHTGAVDILSADLESADLLGDHRRVSPPLMAPPCIWTFAKMKEFKSKLGKEKNSRLVVKRGEVVTIRVPTHPEGKRVCWEFATDDYDIGFGVYFDWTPVTSTDITVQVSDSSEDEDEDEEEEEEIEDPVPAGDVERGSRSSLRGRYGEVMPVYRRDSHRDVQAGSHDYPGEGIYLLKFDNSYSLLRNKTLYFHIYYTS from the exons ATGTCGGACCGGCGGGCGGCTGAGGGGCCGGGCGTCTGGAGCCCCGCAGCCCGCCGAGGGCCGGCGCGCGGCGTCGGGGACGGCCCGGGAGTGGAGGGGAGCCAGGCGGCCGCCTCAG AGAATGAAGACCTAGAAGTCACCAAGGTCACCTCTCTAGCAGCTTCTGCCTCTGATCCAGAACCCCATTCCTCACCCTACAG GCCACAGATGGTATCTCCGGTGAGGGAGGATGCCACAGAAGGCCAGCAGAAGGCAGCTGGTGCCATGGAGGCACAGGCCTCGGTGGAACAGGAATTGCTGTCTGCAGACCAGGCCCAGGTCCTCAGCAAG ATGGCCAAGTACCATGGTCTGCCAAGGTCTGGGGACATCGTTATGATCCAGTCTGAGCACACAGGAGCTGTAGATATTCTTTCAGCTGATTTGGAATCTGCAGACCTTCTTGGGGACCACAGGAGAG TCTCCCCACCTCTGATGGCTCCTCCGTGCATCTGGACCTTTGCCAAGATGAAGGAATTCAAAAGCAAGCTGGGCAAAGAGAAGAACAGCCGTCTGGTGGTGAAGCGGGGTGAGGTGGTGACCATCCGGGTACCTACCCACCCAGAGGGGAAGCGTGTCTGCTGGGAGTTTGCGACCGATGACTATGACATTGGCTTTGGAGTTTACTTTGACTGGACCCCTGTAACCAGCACGGACATAACGGTGCAGGTCAGTGATTCCAGTGAGGATGAGGatgaagatgaggaagaagaggaggagattgaag ACCCTGTCCCAGCTGGAGACGTGGAGCGAGGCTCCAGGAGCTCCCTGCGGGGCCGCTATGGGGAGGTCATGCCCGTGTACCGGCGGGACAGCCACCGAGACGTGCAGGCCGGCAGCCACGACTACCCTGGCGAGGGCATCTACCTGCTCAAGTTCGACAACTCCTACTCCCTGCTGCGCAACAAGACTCTCTACTTCCACATCTACTACACCAGCTGA